One Phaseolus vulgaris cultivar G19833 chromosome 2, P. vulgaris v2.0, whole genome shotgun sequence DNA window includes the following coding sequences:
- the LOC137811688 gene encoding inositol oxygenase 4-like: MTILNDQPALELQQGNNVPKNNNEAKDGFMAPDINSYGHSFRDYNIESERQKGVEEFYRLQHTNQTYDFAKRMREIYVILDKAEMGIWECCELLNEVVDDSDPDLDEAQIQHLLQSAEAIRKDYPDQDWLHLTALIHDLGKILLLPRFGALPQWAVVGDTFPLGCAFDESNIHHKYFKNNPDYQCPGYKTKNGIYTEGCGLQNVMMSWGHDEYMYLVAKKNGSTLPSAGLFIIRFHSFYPLHKEGAYTHLMNEEDVENLKWLEVFNKYDLYSKSKVLVDVEKVKPYYMSLIEKYFPVKLKW; this comes from the exons ATGACCATCCTCAATGACCAACCTGCACTTG AACTTCAACAAGGGAATAACGTGCCAAAGAATAACAATGAGGCAAAAGATGGATTTATGGCTCCAGATATCAATTCATATGGCCACTCCTTCAG AGATTATAACATTGAAAGCGAAAGACAAAAAGGCGTGGAGGAATTTTATAGGTTGCAACACACAAACCAGACATATGACTTT GCCAAGAGAATGAGGGAGATATATGTGATACTGGACAAAGCTGAAATGGGCATATGGGAATGTTGTGAACTGCTGAATGAGGTGGTGGATGACAGCGATCCTGATTTGGACGAAGCTCAAATTCAACATTTGTTGCAATCTGCTGAGGCCATCAGAAAGGACTATCCTGATCAAGATTGGTTGCATTTGACCGCTCTTATCCATG ATCTTGGAAAGATCCTTCTTCTTCCTCGCTTTGGTGCACTTCCTCAATGGGCTGTTGTTG GAGATACATTCCCTTTAGGCTGTGCCTTTGATGAGTCAAATATTCATCATAAG TATTTCAAGAACAACCCAGATTACCAATGCCCTGGATATAAAACTAAGAATGGAATCTACACCGAAGGATGTGGACTGCAGAACGTAATGATGTCATGGGGACACGATGAATACATGTATTTG GTTGCTAAGAAAAATGGCAGCACTTTGCCATCTGCAGGATTGTTCATAATCAGATTTCACTCTTTCTATC CTCTACACAAGGAAGGTGCATATACTCATTTGATGAATGAAGAAGACGTTGAGAATTTGAAATGGCTCGAAGTATTCAA CAAATATGATCTCTATAGCAAGAGCAAAGTTCTGGTCGACGTGGAGAAAGTTAAGCCATACTATATGTCACTGATCGAGAAg TATTTCCCAGTGAAGCTTAAATGGTGA